The genome window GCGCTGGCCGAATGAGAGGTCGGCGATCCTCTGGTTGTCAGCGATCCCAATCCTTTTCCGGTTTTTTTCCACCAGAGTGTCGTCCCATTCCTTGTAGATTCCCTTGCAGAAAGCAATGATTTCCGAAACTGTCATCCAGTCATAGAGGTCACGGTTTTCCGGAAGATATCCGACCCTGTTCATCAGCTCAACATGATCCCGGATTGGAGAAAGCCCCAGAATTGAGATCTCGCCTGCATCGTGTTCCAGAAGTCCGACCATGATCCTGATCAGGGTGGTTTTACCTGCCCCGTTCTGCCCCAGCAGTCCCAGGATCGAACCAGAACCGAGTTCCAGATTGATTCCGTTCAAGACCCTCTTGTCCAGGAATTTTTTTCTGATATCCTTCAGCTGAATTGTGATTTTATCCATAAAAGCTCCTTTCATTTTAATTTATCTTGATCCCGTTTTCAGAAGCGGGTTTTCCGCATACTGCCTGTTTGCATGTGAATTGCCCTTCAGCAGTCCGAGAATTTCGTGATTCCCGGTTCGTTCCGCCAGACTGAAGGAATCATAGCCGAATCTGTCGGATTCGAATTTTCTGGCGCCTTTTGAAAGGAGCAGAGTCACGCTCTGCAGCAGGTCATTGGCGACCGCATAGAGGAGGGCTGAAGCGCCATTGCAGTCCTTCACGAAGATATCCGCCCCTTTGTCGATCAGCATTTTCACTGCTTCCTCGTTTTTTTCAGCCAGAGCGTGCATCAGGGGAGTGACTCCCCGCCTGTCTGGTCTGTCCAGATTGATTTTCCTGTCTATGATCAGCTTGAAAATCCTGTTGTCGTTTCTCAGAATGGCATGAATCAGGACTGT of Candidatus Wallbacteria bacterium contains these proteins:
- a CDS encoding ankyrin repeat domain-containing protein codes for the protein MKKKITLLAIILMVYVASASTMDANLLKAAENGNQNEAREALKLGADPEARDRFNGETALIKAIKSDSPDLIKMLLENEVKADIETADNEGTTVLIHAILRNDNRIFKLIIDRKINLDRPDRRGVTPLMHALAEKNEEAVKMLIDKGADIFVKDCNGASALLYAVANDLLQSVTLLLSKGARKFESDRFGYDSFSLAERTGNHEILGLLKGNSHANRQYAENPLLKTGSR